The following is a genomic window from Lysinibacillus sp. JNUCC-52.
TCCAAAAGGTTACCTCACCGACTTCGGGTGTTACAAACTCTCGTGGTGTGACGGGCGGTGTGTACAAGGCCCGGGAACGTATTCACCGCGGCATGCTGATCCGCGATTACTAGCGATTCCGGCTTCATGTAGGCGAGTTGCAGCCTACAATCCGAACTGAGAACGACTTTATCGGATTAGCTCCCTCTCGCGAGTTGGCAACCGTTTGTATCGTCCATTGTAGCACGTGTGTAGCCCAGGTCATAAGGGGCATGATGATTTGACGTCATCCCCACCTTCCTCCGGTTTGTCACCGGCAGTCACCTTAGAGTGCCCAACTAAATGATGGCAACTAAGATCAAGGGTTGCGCTCGTTGCGGGACTTAACCCAACATCTCACGACACGAGCTGACGACAACCATGCACCACCTGTCACCGTTGTCCCCGAAGGGAAAACTATATCTCTACAGTGGTCAACGGGATGTCAAGACCTGGTAAGGTTCTTCGCGTTGCTTCGAATTAAACCACATGCTCCACCGCTTGTGCGGGCCCCCGTCAATTCCTTTGAGTTTCAGTCTTGCGACCGTACTCCCCAGGCGGAGTGCTTAATGCGTTAGCTGCAGCACTAAGGGGCGGAAACCCCCTAACACTTAGCACTCATCGTTTACGGCGTGGACTACCAGGGTATCTAATCCTGTTTGCTCCCCACGCTTTCGCGCCTCAGTGTCAGTTACAGACCAGATAGTCGCCTTCGCCACTGGTGTTCCTCCAAATCTCTACGCATTTCACCGCTACACTTGGAATTCCACTATCCTCTTCTGCACTCAAGTCTCCCAGTTTCCAATGACCCTCCACGGTTGAGCCGTGGGCTTTCACATCAGACTTAAGAAACCACCTGCGCGCGCTTTACGCCCAATAATTCCGGACAACGCTTGCCACCTACGTATTACCGCGGCTGCTGGCACGTAGTTAGCCGTGGCTTTCTAATAAGGTACCGTCAAGGTACAGCCAGTTACTACTGTACTTATTCTTCCCTTACAACAGAGTTTTACGAACCGAAATCCTTCTTCACTCACGCGGCGTTGCTCCATCAGGCTTTCGCCCATTGTGGAAGATTCCCTACTGCTGCCTCCCGTAGGAGTCTGGGCCGTGTCTCAGTCCCAGTGTGGCCGATCACCCTCTCAGGTCGGCTACGCATCGTTGCCTTGGTGAGCCGTTACCTCACCAACTAGCTAATGCGCCGCGGGCCCATCCTATAGCGACAGCCGAAACCGTCTTTCAGAATTGTCTCATGAGAGACAAAAGATTATTCGGTATTAGCCCCGGTTTCCCGGAGTTATCCCAAACTATAGGGTAGGTTGCCCACGTGTTACTCACCCGTCCGCCGCTGACGTCAAAGGAGCAAGCTCCTTATCTGTCCGCTCGACTTGCATGTATTAGGCACGCCGCCAGCGTTCGTCCTGAGCCAGGATCAAACTCTCCATAAAAGAAATTTGATTAGCTCAAATTGTTTTGCTGGCATCAATTTTGATGTCCAAAATTTTGTTTCGTTCGCTAACGAAGTTAGCTACTAAAAACTATATTGATTACGTTTTGCTTGTTCAGTTTTCAAGGTTCATTTTGTTTCGTTTAGTGCGTCACCTCTTGGCGACTCATTAATAATATCAAGTTTCATAATCTATGTCAACACTTTCTCTAAAAAAATTAAAATAGTTTTTAATGACATGGATTTTCTCCTTATATTATGCAAATTAAAAAGGCAATCTAGATGCTTAATGACTGCCTTATTAATACTTTGTTCTATTATTCATTTGTAATTATTCGTGAAATATAGAAAGTGCGATTTTTACCTAAATCAAAAATCTCTCCTGTAATACTTAATTTAATAATTGGACGAGTTGGAGCAAATCTATTAACAAACATTACTTCTCCACGTTCAAGATTTGAAAGCTCAATAATTGTACCGATAGGTAAGTCTGCAACTAAATCAATTAGTGCTCTAACTACTTTAATATCAAACTTTCCAAACTCAGACTCATTAATCATTTCTATAACTTTAAACGAAGATTGTTTAGATCGATAGATGCGTTCACATGTCATAGCATGAAAAACATCTGCAACAGCAATAATCTGTGCAAAGATAGATATATTAGCGATTTTCTCACCTTTAGGATAGCCGCTTCCATTTAAGCGCTCATGATGCTGAAAAATTGCTTCTTTTATTGTATCTTTTAAGATTGTTAAATCCTTTACCATGTTGTAGCTATAAATAGGATGTTTATAAATCTCTGCAAATTCCTGTTCGGTTAATGACGTTTTTTTATCTCGAATACGTGGATGGATTTTAGCCATTCCGCAATCTGCTAATAAACCGCCAATTGCAATTTGAATTGTTAGCCCTTTATCATAACCTAATTTTTGAGCAATAACGGAAGAAATCAAAGCTGTACCTACACAATGATGGTATAAATAATCTTTAGGATTAGAATACTCGTTTAAATTGAAAATTATTGTACGATCTTCTAATACCATATCCAATAAAGGCAAAATAATTGTACGAGCTTTTGTAATATCTACTTTTGCACCAGCTTCCCAATTTTTGAACTCTCTTTTAAATTGTTCAACAGAATTGTCGTATACTCTTTTAAATGTTGGGATGGCTTCTGGTAGGATAGCAAAATCTATTTCTTGTTCGGTTTCTACTAAAACTTCCTTTACATTATCTTTATATACAGGAGCTCTTGAAATATTAAAAGCACTAAAAACTTGTAAATGTTCATGAGATACTACTGTATCTTTGAAGATAATAGGATATTGTGTATTAGCAAAAATATCTTCAGAAATAACTTTTCCTAAACGTAATTCTGAAATTGGGACATGTACCGTTTCCACGAAATTAAACACCTCTTTACTATTTCACTTACTTAAACTAAGGTCTAATAATATATTATCACGAATTTCTAAATTATTACTTATTTTTCATGATATATAATAAAAACCGATGAGCAGCAACAAGTGCTGTCTTCATCGGTCTTTTTTTATTCTTCTATTTGCTCATTTTCATTTTCAATTTCGTTTTCATCGGACACATCTTCGTCTTCTTTTTCTACTTTCGCAACAGTAGCAACAAGTTCGTCATCTCCTAAACGAATTAAACGAACGCCTTGCGTACTACGACCGATTAATGAAATATCATTTACATCCATACGTATAAGCATGCCGTTGATAGTAATAAGCATTAAATCTTCAGAACCATCGACGGTTTTAACAGCTACCATAGGACCATTTTTGTCGGTAATTTGAATTGTTTTTAAACCAACGCCACCACGACTCTGTAAACGATACTCCTCTTCGGTTGTACGTTTACCATAGCCTTTTGCGGTAACAACTAAAATTTCTTGCCCTGGTTCAACTATTTCCATACCAACTACTTCGTCACCATCACGTAGTTTAATACCACGGACACCGCCTGCTGTACGCCCCATTGAACGAATATCCTCTTCTTGGAAACGAACAAGCATCCCATCACGTGTACCAATAATAACTTGCTTAATACCATCCGTTAAACGAACAGCAATTAAATCATCATCTTCTCGTAAACTAATAGCAATTAAGCCATTTGTACGGATATTAGCAAATTGAGATACTGGCGTACGCTTCGTAATACCTGTTTTCGTCGTAAAGATAAAATAAGCATCCTTATCGAATGAATCTACGCGAATCATTGCTGTAACTTTTTCACCTTTATCGATGTTAAGTAAGTTAACGATAGGTAAACCTTTAGCTGTACGTCCATACTCAGGAATTTCGTAACCTTTTGCACGGAATACTTTCCCCTTAGATGTGAAGAATAAAATAGTATCATGCGTAGATGTATTCATAAGGTGTTCTACGAAATCATCATCGTTCGTACCCATTCCTTGTACACCGCGGCCACCACGCTTTTGACTGCGGTATGTATTGGCAGCTAAGCGCTTAATATAACCATTGTGCGTTAAAGTAACAACTGAATTTTCTACAGGAATTAAATCCTCATCTTCAATCATTTCCATACCGCCAGATGTTATTTCTGTACGACGAGCATCACTGAAGCGTTCTTTAAGCTCTAATATTTCGGTACGAATAATATCAACAATTTTAGCTTCATCAGCTAAGATTGCTTTTAATTCAGCAATTAGCACTTGCAGCTCTTGATATTCAGCTTCTATTTTTTCTCGCTCTAATCCACTCAAACGAACTAAACGCATATCTAAAATTGCTTGCGCCTGACGTTCAGATAAATTAAATCGCTCCATTAATTGTGGTTTTGCTTCTTCCCCACTACGAGAACCACGAATAATCGCGATAATTTCATCGATATGGTCAAGTGCAATACGTAAGCCTTCTAAAATGTGTGCACGATCTTCCGCTTTCTTTAAGTCAAATTCAGTACGGCGACGAATAATGACTTTTTGATGCTCTAAATAATGATAAAGCATCTCTTTTATACCCATTACTTTTGGCTGTCCATTTACTAACGACAACATATTAACACCGAAGCTTGATTGCATCGCTGTTTGTTTATATAGATTATTTAAAACGACGTTAGCATTTGCATCTTTTCGTATTTCAATAACCACTCGCATACCACGGCGGTCAGATTCATCACGTAAATTAGTAATGCCATCGATTTTTTTATCGCGTACGAGCTCAGCAATCTTTTCGATTAGTTTTGCTTTATTTACTTGATAAGGTAATTCATGAATTAGAATTGTTTCCTTACCATTTGATTTTTGCTCAATTTCTACTTTAGCTCGAATAATAATAGAGCCACGACCGCTTTCATAAGCACGGCGAATACCACTACGTCCTAAAATTATTCCACCAGTCGGGAAATCTGGTCCTGGAATAATTTCCATCAATTCTTCGGTTGTAATTGCAGGATTTTCAGATAGTGCTAACACCCCATCAATCGTTTCCCCAAGATTATGTGGAGGAATGTTTGTAGCCATACCAACGGCAATCCCTGCCGCACCATTTACTAATAAGTTTGGATAGCGACTTGGTAAAACAACTGGTTCTTTTTCAGAACCATCATAGTTATCCGTATAGTCAATTGTATTTTTATTAATGTCACGAAGCATTTCCATTGCAATGCGGGACATACGTGATTCTGTATAACGCATCGCCGCAGCTCCGTCACCATCGACAGAACCAAAGTTCCCGTGACCATCAACTAGCATATAACGATAACTAAAATCTTGCGCCATACGTACCATTGCATCATAAATAGAGGAGTCACCATGTGGATGGTACTTACCCATTACATCCCCAACGATACGTGCTGATTTTTTATACGCTTTATCTGCTGTATTACCTAGCTCCTGCATGCCGTATAAAATACGACGATGAACTGGTTTTAATCCATCACGTACATCTGGTAATGCACGCGAAACGATTACACTCATGGCATAATCGAGGAAGGATGTTTCTATTTCTTCTGTTATATTAACTCCTTTTACTCCGGAGCGTTCTTGTTCTGACAAAGTGTAGACCTCCCCTCAAGAAAAATTAAATATCTAAATTAGCGTATACCGCATTTTCTTCAATGAATTGACGACGAGGTTCTACTTCATCGCCCATTAAGCGTTCAAAAGCTTCATTTGCTTTAATTGCATCATCTAACTCTACTTGTAACAATGTGCGGTGCTCTGGATCCATCGTTGTATCCCATAGCTGCTCTGCGTTCATTTCCCCAAGACCTTTATAACGTTGAACAACAGGCTTTGGCATACTTGATAATCTTCCTAAAATCTCTTGTAGCGCAATATCATCATAGCAATATTCAACATGCTTACCTTGCTTCACTTGATATAGTGGTGGCTGTGCAATATAAATATAGCCAGCATCTACTAGCGGTCGTAGGAAACGGAAGAAGAATGTTAACAGTAACGTACGAATATGCGCTCCGTCTACGTCGGCATCCGTCATAATAATGATTTTATGATAACGGGCTTTTTCTAAATTAAATTCCTCGCCAATACCAGTACCGAATGCTGTAATCATTGCGCGAATTTCTGCATTCGATAAAATTTTATCTAATCGTGCTTTTTCTACGTTCAAAATTTTACCACGTAAAGGTAAAATCGCTTGGAAATGACGGTCACGTCCAGATTTTGCAGAACCACCAGCAGAGTCACCCTCTACAATGTAAATTTCACATTCAGCAGGATTTGTGGAAGAACAGTCTGCAAGTTTACCAGGCAAACTTGATACTTCAAGCGCTGACTTACGGCGTGTAAATTCACGGGCCTTTTTCGCTGCTACACGTGCACGAGCAGCCATTAAGCCTTTATCAATAATTTTACGTGCTACTGTTGGGTTTTCTAACATAAATCGTTCAAAACCATCTGAGAATAATGCATTCGTAATTTGGCTTACCTCTGAGTTACCAAGCTTTGTTTTCGTTTGTCCTTCAAATTGAGGATCAGGGTGCTTGATAGATATAATAGCCGTTAACCCTTCTCGAACGTCTTCACCTGTAAGGTTGGCATCAGCTTCTTTTAACAAACCATTTTTACGTGCGTAATCGTTGATAACACGAGTAAGTGCTGTTTTAAAGCCAGACTCATGTGTACCACCTTCGTACGTATTGATATTATTAGCGAATGAGAAAATATTCGATGAAAATCCTGCATTATATTGCATGGCTATTTCAATTGAAATACCATCCTTTTCACCAAGAACATCGATTGGTTCATGGATAGGCTCTTTAGATTTATTTAAGTGCTCTACATAAGAACGAATACCACCCTCATAATGATATGTAGTAGAACGTACCTCATCTTCACGCTCATCTGCAATTGTAATTCGAATACCGCGATTTAAATAAGCTAGTTCGCGAATACGGTGTGCTAAAATATCGAATTCATAAACTGTTGTTTCTTTGAAAATTTCAGGGTCTGCTTTAAAACGAGTTGTTGTTCCGTTATGATCTGTCTCACCAATAACAGTTAATGCTTGTTTCGTTTGACCACGTTCAAATTTAATTTCGTGAATATGTCCCTCACGATGAACTTGAACGATTGTCTCAACTGATAAAGCATTTACAACCGAGGCCCCTACACCATGAAGACCACCAGATACTTTATATCCTCCACCGCCGAATTTACCACCTGCATGGAGCACTGTCATAATTACTTCGACAGCTGGTTTACCCATTTTTTCTTGAATACTAACAGGAATTCCTCGACCATTATCCTCTACACGAATCCAGTTATCTTTTTCAATCGTAACAGAGATATCAGTACAAAATCCTGCAAGTGCTTCATCAATACTATTATCAACAATTTCCCACACCAAATGGTGGAGACCTTTAGAACTTGTTGAACCAATATACATCCCTGGTCTTTTACGAACCGCTTCTAAACCTTCTAATACCTGTATCTGATCGGCTTCATACGCTTGATCTTGTAAACCTTCGTTTTCTATAGCCACGGCTTCCATCTACTCCTTCATAACATCATTGTGTGTAAATGAATGAACAGTCAACCGAGCTGACTATTACCATTCTTTTATAATCTAAAAAACTCCCTGGCTAACTTTCTTCAATCGCACCTTGTTTCACGTGGAACAGCTGTGCATGTTCCATCGTCTCATGATGAATTCCATCAACACTTGTAGTCGTTACAAAGGTTTGGACTTCACCTTGAATGGTGTTTAATAAATGCGATTGGCGATAATCGTCGAGTTCCGACAATACATCATCTAAAAGTAGAATGGGTGTTTCATTTGTTTCTTGTTTAATTAACTCAATTTCGGCAAGCTTTAATGATAATGCAGTTGTACGTTGCTGCCCTTGAGAGCCATATGTTTGCACATCATAGTCGTTCACTAAAAATTGTAAATCGTCTCGATGTGGTCCAACCATAGTGACGCCACGATCGAATTCGCGGTCCTTAACCTCTATTAGCTTTTTAAGTAAAATATCTTCAATTTCACCCGTTGTCTGTCCCTTATCAATACCTGCTACGGTGCGGTATTTAATAACTAAAGTTTCTTTGCCTTGTGAAATTCCTGCATGTATTGGTTCTGCCCACTCTTGTAACAAATCCATAAATTGAAATCTTTTTCGAATAATTTGGGTAGCTGCGTGAATATACTGCTCATTATAAACATCATACATCACGTCATTAGTCATTAACTTGCCCTGATTCATTTTCAAATAATGATTTCGTTGTTTTAAAATCTTCTGAAAGGTTAATAAATCATGTAAGTAGACTGGCGAAATTTGACCAATCTCCATATCGATAAAACGTCGTCGTATTTGTGGACTTCCCTTTACAACATTTAAATCTTCTGGCGCAAACATCACTACATTCATTTGACCGATATAATGGCTCAGGCGACTTTGTTCAATATGATTAATCTTACCTTTTTTGCCTTTTTTCGTAATGGTAAGCTCAATCGGTAAAATACCATGCCTTTTTTGAACGGCCCCTTCTATTTTACCATAGTCTGAATCCCAACGTATCAATTCTTTATCGTTCGTCGTACGATGCGATTTTGCCATCGCTAATACGTAGATAGATTCCATGACATTTGTTTTCCCTTGGGCATTTTCACCAATAAATACATTTATTTTTGGAGAGAAATTTAAC
Proteins encoded in this region:
- a CDS encoding HD-GYP domain-containing protein; the protein is METVHVPISELRLGKVISEDIFANTQYPIIFKDTVVSHEHLQVFSAFNISRAPVYKDNVKEVLVETEQEIDFAILPEAIPTFKRVYDNSVEQFKREFKNWEAGAKVDITKARTIILPLLDMVLEDRTIIFNLNEYSNPKDYLYHHCVGTALISSVIAQKLGYDKGLTIQIAIGGLLADCGMAKIHPRIRDKKTSLTEQEFAEIYKHPIYSYNMVKDLTILKDTIKEAIFQHHERLNGSGYPKGEKIANISIFAQIIAVADVFHAMTCERIYRSKQSSFKVIEMINESEFGKFDIKVVRALIDLVADLPIGTIIELSNLERGEVMFVNRFAPTRPIIKLSITGEIFDLGKNRTFYISRIITNE
- the gyrA gene encoding DNA gyrase subunit A; protein product: MSEQERSGVKGVNITEEIETSFLDYAMSVIVSRALPDVRDGLKPVHRRILYGMQELGNTADKAYKKSARIVGDVMGKYHPHGDSSIYDAMVRMAQDFSYRYMLVDGHGNFGSVDGDGAAAMRYTESRMSRIAMEMLRDINKNTIDYTDNYDGSEKEPVVLPSRYPNLLVNGAAGIAVGMATNIPPHNLGETIDGVLALSENPAITTEELMEIIPGPDFPTGGIILGRSGIRRAYESGRGSIIIRAKVEIEQKSNGKETILIHELPYQVNKAKLIEKIAELVRDKKIDGITNLRDESDRRGMRVVIEIRKDANANVVLNNLYKQTAMQSSFGVNMLSLVNGQPKVMGIKEMLYHYLEHQKVIIRRRTEFDLKKAEDRAHILEGLRIALDHIDEIIAIIRGSRSGEEAKPQLMERFNLSERQAQAILDMRLVRLSGLEREKIEAEYQELQVLIAELKAILADEAKIVDIIRTEILELKERFSDARRTEITSGGMEMIEDEDLIPVENSVVTLTHNGYIKRLAANTYRSQKRGGRGVQGMGTNDDDFVEHLMNTSTHDTILFFTSKGKVFRAKGYEIPEYGRTAKGLPIVNLLNIDKGEKVTAMIRVDSFDKDAYFIFTTKTGITKRTPVSQFANIRTNGLIAISLREDDDLIAVRLTDGIKQVIIGTRDGMLVRFQEEDIRSMGRTAGGVRGIKLRDGDEVVGMEIVEPGQEILVVTAKGYGKRTTEEEYRLQSRGGVGLKTIQITDKNGPMVAVKTVDGSEDLMLITINGMLIRMDVNDISLIGRSTQGVRLIRLGDDELVATVAKVEKEDEDVSDENEIENENEQIEE
- the gyrB gene encoding DNA topoisomerase (ATP-hydrolyzing) subunit B, whose translation is MEAVAIENEGLQDQAYEADQIQVLEGLEAVRKRPGMYIGSTSSKGLHHLVWEIVDNSIDEALAGFCTDISVTIEKDNWIRVEDNGRGIPVSIQEKMGKPAVEVIMTVLHAGGKFGGGGYKVSGGLHGVGASVVNALSVETIVQVHREGHIHEIKFERGQTKQALTVIGETDHNGTTTRFKADPEIFKETTVYEFDILAHRIRELAYLNRGIRITIADEREDEVRSTTYHYEGGIRSYVEHLNKSKEPIHEPIDVLGEKDGISIEIAMQYNAGFSSNIFSFANNINTYEGGTHESGFKTALTRVINDYARKNGLLKEADANLTGEDVREGLTAIISIKHPDPQFEGQTKTKLGNSEVSQITNALFSDGFERFMLENPTVARKIIDKGLMAARARVAAKKAREFTRRKSALEVSSLPGKLADCSSTNPAECEIYIVEGDSAGGSAKSGRDRHFQAILPLRGKILNVEKARLDKILSNAEIRAMITAFGTGIGEEFNLEKARYHKIIIMTDADVDGAHIRTLLLTFFFRFLRPLVDAGYIYIAQPPLYQVKQGKHVEYCYDDIALQEILGRLSSMPKPVVQRYKGLGEMNAEQLWDTTMDPEHRTLLQVELDDAIKANEAFERLMGDEVEPRRQFIEENAVYANLDI
- the recF gene encoding DNA replication/repair protein RecF (All proteins in this family for which functions are known are DNA-binding proteins that assist the filamentation of RecA onto DNA for the initiation of recombination or recombinational repair.), with the translated sequence MHIEQLKLTNYRNYDALALNFSPKINVFIGENAQGKTNVMESIYVLAMAKSHRTTNDKELIRWDSDYGKIEGAVQKRHGILPIELTITKKGKKGKINHIEQSRLSHYIGQMNVVMFAPEDLNVVKGSPQIRRRFIDMEIGQISPVYLHDLLTFQKILKQRNHYLKMNQGKLMTNDVMYDVYNEQYIHAATQIIRKRFQFMDLLQEWAEPIHAGISQGKETLVIKYRTVAGIDKGQTTGEIEDILLKKLIEVKDREFDRGVTMVGPHRDDLQFLVNDYDVQTYGSQGQQRTTALSLKLAEIELIKQETNETPILLLDDVLSELDDYRQSHLLNTIQGEVQTFVTTTSVDGIHHETMEHAQLFHVKQGAIEES